The genomic window GGCTCCTTACCTTCCGACTTCATGCGCTGCACGATGCCGTCGACGAGTCCCACGTAGCCGAAGAAGATGCCGGCCTGCATCGAGTTCACCGTGTTCTTCGCGATGATGCTCGGCGGGCGGGCGATGTCGACGCGCGGAAGCTTGCTCGCCTTCTGGAACAGCGCCTCCATGGAGATGGCGAGCCCCGGGGCGATGGCCCCGCCGCAGTACTCCCCCTTCTTGTTCACGTAGTCGAAGGTGGTCGCGGTGCCGAAGTCGACGATGATGAGTGCCGAGCGGTACTTCTCGTAGCCGGCGATGGCATTCACGATGCGGTCCGCACCGACCTCCTTCGGGTTGTCGTAGTGGATCGGCATGCCGGTCTTGATCCCCGGGCCCACGATGTAGGGGGTGATCTTGAAGTACTGGCGTGCGAGCTTTTCGAGCACCCCGGTCAGGGTGGGAACCACCGAGGAAACGATGATGTCCTTCACGTCCGAGAAGACGATCCCCGACAGGCGGAACAGGTCGTGGAACAGGATGCCGTACTCGTCGATGGTCTTGGACTTGTCGGTAGAAACCCGCCAGTCCTGAACGAGGCGTTCCTCGTCGTATATCCCGAGAACGATGT from Geomonas ferrireducens includes these protein-coding regions:
- a CDS encoding type III pantothenate kinase, whose amino-acid sequence is MLLVIDVGNSNIVLGIYDEERLVQDWRVSTDKSKTIDEYGILFHDLFRLSGIVFSDVKDIIVSSVVPTLTGVLEKLARQYFKITPYIVGPGIKTGMPIHYDNPKEVGADRIVNAIAGYEKYRSALIIVDFGTATTFDYVNKKGEYCGGAIAPGLAISMEALFQKASKLPRVDIARPPSIIAKNTVNSMQAGIFFGYVGLVDGIVQRMKSEGKEPLKVIATGGLASLIAPESSTIEAVDEFLTLEGLRIIYKRNKP